The genome window ACGGCCACCTGGGCGGTCGCGCCCCCGGCCTGTCCGTAGCTCGACTGGTAGAACCAGATCCCCTTGTACTGGAGCGGGTCGTTCACCACGACATCCTTCTTGCGAAGGACCTCCCGGCCGCCCTCCAGGACGGTCAGGTCGGAAATGTACGCCTTCGGCTGGCCGCTCGGGTACGTCTCGACCCGGAAGCTGTTGCACCGGACGGTGAAGCCGAGTTCCTGCACGCGGCTCCCGCCGCGCACCGGAACCTGCGAGACCGATTCTCCTTCGGGGATATTGACGTACCCCTTGAACCCGAGCACGTTCCCCACGATCGCGCCGATGAAGATGATGATGATCGACAGGTGGGTGACGTATACGCCGAACCGCGAGGCGACGCCGCTTTCGGCGTACAGGTGGACCTCCCCGCCTTCCTCGGTCGCCACGGGTTTCGCGAAGGCGGACGAGAGCGCCTCTGCGTACTTCGAGGCCCAATCCGGCACGGTCCCCTTCTTCTTCCACCGGTCCACCTGGGAAAGGGTCTTTTCGAGGTTCCCGTCGAGCTTCGTGCGGGGGTTCCGGACGACCTTCCACATCCTCGGGAAACGGTCGATGGTGCAACAGGCGAGGTTGACGGTGAAGAGCACCAGCAGGAGCAGGAACCACCAGGCGTGGTACATGTCGAACAGGTTGATCCGGTCCATCAGGGCGAACGCCCAGTCCTCGTAGATCTGGTGGTATTTCTCGGGCGGCTGGTTCTGCTCGATGATCGTGCCGAAGATCGATGTGACCGCCAGGACGATCAGGGTGATGATGGCGAGTTTTACGGATATGAAAAAATCCCACACCCGGTCCATCGGGGACGGGGCGCGCTTATCGTCGGGCATTCAAGGTCACCTTCGGCTAAGAGGAGTGTATACTGTATACCAGAATCGACGCCGACCCGTCAATCGGAAACGTCGCCCGGTCGGATAAGGAAAGAGGGCGGGGAAACCCCGCCCTCTCTTGATTGCCGGACCTTCGAACCGCCTACTTCTTGTGGCAGTCGTCGCACTTGGTCGGGCCCTTCTTCTCCTTCTGGTGGCACCCCTTGCACTTGGTGTGCATGGCGTCCTTCAGGGCGACCGCGTCCTTCCCCTTTTCGGCCTTGTGGCAGGAGAAGCACTTCTGCTCCTTGCCCGCCGCGTCCTTGTGGTGGCACTCCGCGCACTTGCCGATCTTCTCGCCGTGCGCCTTGTGGTTGAACGTGACCGCCGCCTTCGTCTTCTGGACATCCTTGATGGTGGCCTTTTCCGGAGCGTCGGCCGCCACGATCGCGCCGGCCGAGAACACGGTCAGCACGACGACTGCCAGTAGCGTCGCGAACTTCCTCATTCGAACTCACCCCCTCCCCGTGTGGTTTATAGCCAGAGATTGCATCGGGCGCAACGTTCCGACTCGAGCCGCGCGCAATCTTCGGTGAACCGCTTTTCGACCTCTTCGAAGGTCCCCCGGCGCTTCCCGGGGAGCAGCCGCTCCGCCTGCCGGCGTATCCGCCACTCGGGGCGATCGGGCTCCTGCCGCTCGAACCGCCTGCGGTAGTTGTCCCTGTACCGCGCCTTCCCGACCTCTTCGACGCACAGGTTCCCGTAGATATTCAGCGCGGCGACCCGCCCCGAGGCCGACGCCTCGACCACGGTGCCGGGACCGCGCACGCAGTCCCCGCAGGCATAAGCGGCGATTTTAGATTCCCCCCCCTTAAAAATCAAGCGGAAAACGTGGTGCTTTTCGTCGACGGCCTTCCGGACCGCCGTGGGAGGGATGAACGGGAGCTCCGCCCGGCTGCCGATCGCCATGATCACCGTGTCGGCGGCGACTTCGAATTCGCTGCCCGACACCGTGCGGGGGACGACCCGTCCCTTCGGATCGAGATCGACCCGCTCGACGCGGAGCGCTTCGAACCCGGTCACCTGGCCGTCCTTCAGCACGAACCGCTTCACCGCCGTGCCGGGGAGCAGTTTCGCCCCTTCCTCGAGCGCCTCCTCGATCTCCCAGGGGAAGGCGGGCATCGTCTCGCGCGACTCGATGCAGGCGATGGTGACCTCCTGGGATCCCATGCGGAGGGCGGTTCGGGCGACGTCGATCGCCACGTTCCCGCCGCCGATCACCACGACGCGGCCGTGCAGGTGGGGGGGCCGCTTTTTCCGGACGCGCGTGAGGAACGTCAGCGCGTCGTGGAAACCCTGGTCTTCTCCGCCGGCCCCGGGCAGGCGCAACGCCTCCCACGTCCCGACGGCGACGAGAACGGCGTCGAATCCCTCCGCTTCGAGGGACGCGAAGGTCGCATCCGTTCCGAAGGTGACCCCTCCGCGGAAGTGGATCCCGCGGGCGAAGATGCCCTTGACGTCGGACAGGAGCGACTCGTGCGGGAAACGGAATTCGGTGACACCATACCGCATCATTCCGCCCGGTTCCTCGTTCGAATCGATCACCGTGACGCGCGCGCCCATGCGCGCAAGGGTGTTCGCCGCCGAAAGCCCGGCGGCGCCGGCGCCGACGACCGCCACCCTGGGTCCGGGGACCCCTTCCCCGACCTCGGACGACGGCGCGACCCCCGCCTCGTACCCGATGTCCGCCGCGTACCGCTTGATCGCCATGATGGAGATCGGCGCACCGTATTCGTTCCGCACGCATTTCTGTTCGCAGGGGTGGGGACACGCCCGGCCGCAGAACGCCGCGAAGGGGAGCTTGTCGTGCACCAGCGCCAATGCCTCCAGCGGCCGTCTCTCGCGGACCAGCGCGATGTAATCCGGCACGTGGATGTGGGATGGGCACGCGCCTTCGCAGGGCGCCACCGGCTCCCGGGGGCCACGACGCGCGTCCAGCCACGAGAGCCACCAGATCATGCCCGCTTCCGCGAGGAGGAAGGCGTGCCCGAACGTCACTCCCGACCAGACGTTCAGGACCAGCCCGAGACTTAAAGGGAGGAGCGACGCCCAGAAGATTCCGTATGCGACGCGCCCCGCGTAGAAATGCCCGAGCCCGGGATACAGCAGGGAGAGCATCCCCGCCGTGCGGCGGATCCGTTCCTTGTGGATCTCCC of candidate division KSB1 bacterium contains these proteins:
- a CDS encoding cytochrome c biogenesis protein ResB, with amino-acid sequence MPDDKRAPSPMDRVWDFFISVKLAIITLIVLAVTSIFGTIIEQNQPPEKYHQIYEDWAFALMDRINLFDMYHAWWFLLLLVLFTVNLACCTIDRFPRMWKVVRNPRTKLDGNLEKTLSQVDRWKKKGTVPDWASKYAEALSSAFAKPVATEEGGEVHLYAESGVASRFGVYVTHLSIIIIFIGAIVGNVLGFKGYVNIPEGESVSQVPVRGGSRVQELGFTVRCNSFRVETYPSGQPKAYISDLTVLEGGREVLRKKDVVVNDPLQYKGIWFYQSSYGQAGGATAQVAVRKADGSPMGTLALPPNEPMRIEGYGTVRGVNYDQNLQGNGPALQLVVDRPGKPSAEFWVYQSRPDLDRQRNDSLVFSFSGLNVRQFTGLQVAKDPGVNVVWLGCALMVVGIIMAFFLSHQRVWVRLSKSQDGRVEVVLAGAASRNRLAFEKRFEKIQTGVKAAEL
- a CDS encoding cytochrome c3 family protein, which produces MRKFATLLAVVVLTVFSAGAIVAADAPEKATIKDVQKTKAAVTFNHKAHGEKIGKCAECHHKDAAGKEQKCFSCHKAEKGKDAVALKDAMHTKCKGCHQKEKKGPTKCDDCHKK
- a CDS encoding FAD-dependent oxidoreductase, translated to MDFLRPENLLRFGYKDCVLCEVERKGEEKRCDRCSGRLGQRDRLLWEIHKERIRRTAGMLSLLYPGLGHFYAGRVAYGIFWASLLPLSLGLVLNVWSGVTFGHAFLLAEAGMIWWLSWLDARRGPREPVAPCEGACPSHIHVPDYIALVRERRPLEALALVHDKLPFAAFCGRACPHPCEQKCVRNEYGAPISIMAIKRYAADIGYEAGVAPSSEVGEGVPGPRVAVVGAGAAGLSAANTLARMGARVTVIDSNEEPGGMMRYGVTEFRFPHESLLSDVKGIFARGIHFRGGVTFGTDATFASLEAEGFDAVLVAVGTWEALRLPGAGGEDQGFHDALTFLTRVRKKRPPHLHGRVVVIGGGNVAIDVARTALRMGSQEVTIACIESRETMPAFPWEIEEALEEGAKLLPGTAVKRFVLKDGQVTGFEALRVERVDLDPKGRVVPRTVSGSEFEVAADTVIMAIGSRAELPFIPPTAVRKAVDEKHHVFRLIFKGGESKIAAYACGDCVRGPGTVVEASASGRVAALNIYGNLCVEEVGKARYRDNYRRRFERQEPDRPEWRIRRQAERLLPGKRRGTFEEVEKRFTEDCARLESERCARCNLWL